One Campylobacter sputorum subsp. sputorum DNA segment encodes these proteins:
- a CDS encoding motility associated factor glycosyltransferase family protein, with the protein MSKKQEKKDIYTKNIEALLKVNPKLAVNIFKIKTNEKFEVFAGSDPININIVEKSGEGFLYIHPVDDVEAKLNDIENAYSRYPSLFFYGIGNGVLYKALLANVAHKVIVIFEPQIELLYIALSLIDFSKDIKEKRLRLFNAMDVSYYELYELAKDENINPYVKLYNIDIHSKYYDKFKDNIISLNQNMSNAIKQMVLSHGNDTRDALVGIAHHIQNTPDMLKSIPFKSIIKKRSKKRKTAVIVSTGPSLTKQLDLLKEYAPYVTIISIDASLPILQKHGIKPDYVASIERVEFTANFFLNLDKELLKDTIFMLPSLTHKQSIVNLKDFQKSIIMRPFNFTRAFEMDNFGYVGIGMSAANSAYEIAAFLKHENILLIGQDLAFSDDGKSHAANHIYGENEKKVDNNSIMTLRYGGVGLIATTWIWNLFRGAFEVAIEEAKHLKINTYNCTQGGSRINGSIEMPFKEALEKFADKNTKHLEKVEPLDDKTIKLNAKKIEKKYKELKKYILDLIAKIEKLFLEIAPKIDNFELLYLEEKKNEIDYDEIANMIKEIDIIKDEVESEKFTKYCVDATQAYIYTQELNLAKLAVAIATTDDEKKDKMLKWVIAHKYWLFTLAGGLQSQINAMETTEESMLDFFKSLK; encoded by the coding sequence ATGAGTAAAAAACAGGAAAAAAAAGATATATACACTAAAAACATAGAAGCACTGCTTAAAGTAAATCCAAAATTAGCGGTAAATATTTTCAAAATCAAAACAAATGAAAAATTTGAAGTATTTGCAGGATCTGACCCGATTAACATAAACATAGTAGAAAAATCGGGCGAAGGCTTTTTATACATTCATCCAGTTGATGATGTAGAGGCTAAACTAAACGATATAGAAAATGCATACTCAAGATATCCAAGCTTGTTTTTTTATGGTATTGGAAATGGAGTATTATATAAAGCGCTTCTTGCAAATGTAGCTCATAAAGTTATTGTTATTTTTGAGCCTCAAATAGAATTATTATATATTGCCCTTAGTTTGATTGATTTTTCAAAAGATATAAAGGAAAAAAGACTTAGGCTTTTTAATGCTATGGACGTGAGCTATTACGAACTATATGAATTGGCAAAAGATGAAAATATAAATCCTTATGTAAAACTTTACAATATAGACATACATTCAAAATATTATGACAAATTTAAAGATAACATTATATCGCTAAATCAAAATATGTCAAATGCCATAAAACAGATGGTTTTATCGCACGGAAACGATACAAGAGATGCTCTTGTTGGTATAGCTCATCACATACAAAATACACCTGATATGCTAAAAAGTATACCATTTAAGTCTATAATTAAAAAAAGAAGTAAAAAAAGAAAAACAGCAGTTATCGTATCAACTGGACCATCTCTTACAAAACAGCTTGATTTACTAAAAGAATACGCCCCGTATGTAACTATCATAAGCATTGATGCGTCTTTACCGATACTTCAAAAGCACGGCATTAAACCAGATTATGTTGCTTCAATAGAAAGAGTTGAATTTACAGCAAATTTCTTTTTAAATTTAGATAAAGAACTTTTAAAAGATACCATTTTTATGCTACCTTCATTGACACATAAACAAAGCATTGTAAATTTAAAAGATTTTCAAAAATCTATAATTATGCGTCCTTTTAACTTTACAAGAGCTTTTGAAATGGATAATTTTGGTTATGTTGGTATTGGAATGTCTGCTGCAAATAGTGCTTATGAGATAGCTGCTTTTTTAAAGCATGAAAATATTTTATTAATCGGGCAAGATTTAGCATTTTCAGATGATGGCAAATCACACGCGGCAAATCATATTTATGGTGAAAATGAAAAAAAAGTAGATAATAATTCCATTATGACGCTTAGATATGGCGGAGTTGGTCTTATAGCTACAACATGGATTTGGAATCTGTTTAGGGGAGCTTTTGAAGTTGCTATAGAAGAAGCAAAACATTTAAAAATAAATACTTATAATTGTACTCAAGGTGGCTCTAGGATAAATGGAAGTATAGAAATGCCATTTAAAGAGGCTTTAGAAAAATTTGCAGACAAAAATACAAAGCATTTAGAAAAAGTAGAACCGCTTGATGATAAAACAATCAAACTAAATGCGAAAAAAATAGAAAAAAAATACAAAGAACTAAAAAAATATATCTTAGATTTAATAGCAAAAATAGAAAAATTATTTCTTGAAATTGCACCAAAGATAGACAACTTTGAGCTTTTATATTTAGAAGAGAAAAAAAATGAGATAGATTATGATGAAATTGCAAATATGATAAAAGAAATAGATATTATAAAAGATGAAGTTGAAAGCGAAAAATTTACAAAATACTGCGTAGATGCCACTCAAGCCTATATATACACACAAGAGCTAAATTTAGCAAAATTAGCCGTAGCAATAGCAACTACAGATGATGAAAAAAAAGATAAAATGCTAAAATGGGTTATAGCACATAAATACTGGTTATTTACATTAGCGGGTGGATTGCAATCACAAATTAATGCTATGGAAACAACAGAAGAAAGCATGCTTGATTTTTTTAAAAGTTTAAAATAA
- a CDS encoding AI-2E family transporter, producing the protein MRNSILLINLASFVIIMTGLYFAKDIVIPFLLAVFLAVLISPIITYMQKLKIPRAISLIIVLLCFFGLFFIIGNVVAKNMTNFLTNLPDLQSKFMSFYSDLILKFSSFTDYISFNESLFSYINPNNIFLATSGALKWSSTLISKTFIVLLLFVFMIIETNIFKQKVIYFSNLNSQNKIMVDRFISDLKRYLAIKTISSLATGVLVWIVLIYLNVPYAPIWGMVAFLLNYIPTIGSIIASIPAILIALLLNGYINALWVSIFYLVINISIGNFIEPKFLGDKLGLSTLVVILSLIFWGFVLGIGGMFLAVPLTMSLKIAMDSNKKTKFISILLSNKD; encoded by the coding sequence GTGAGAAATTCGATACTGCTTATAAATTTGGCATCTTTTGTTATTATAATGACAGGTCTTTATTTTGCTAAAGATATAGTAATACCATTTTTATTAGCTGTATTTTTAGCTGTATTAATATCTCCTATTATAACTTATATGCAAAAACTTAAAATCCCTCGTGCTATATCTCTTATCATTGTGTTGTTGTGTTTTTTTGGATTATTTTTTATAATTGGAAATGTAGTTGCTAAAAATATGACAAATTTTTTAACAAATTTACCAGATTTGCAATCTAAATTTATGAGTTTTTATAGTGATTTGATACTAAAATTTAGTTCATTTACGGATTATATAAGCTTTAATGAATCTCTTTTTTCTTATATCAATCCAAATAATATATTTTTAGCAACAAGTGGTGCTTTAAAATGGTCTTCTACTCTTATAAGTAAGACTTTTATAGTGCTTTTACTTTTTGTTTTTATGATAATAGAGACAAATATTTTTAAGCAAAAAGTTATTTATTTTTCAAATTTAAATTCTCAAAATAAGATTATGGTAGATAGATTTATATCTGACTTAAAAAGGTATCTTGCTATAAAAACTATATCTTCGCTTGCTACTGGTGTGCTTGTTTGGATTGTTCTTATTTATTTAAATGTCCCATATGCACCTATTTGGGGGATGGTCGCATTTTTGCTTAACTATATTCCTACGATAGGTTCTATAATAGCTTCTATTCCAGCTATTTTAATAGCATTGCTTTTAAATGGATACATAAATGCACTTTGGGTAAGTATTTTTTATCTTGTTATAAATATCAGTATAGGAAATTTTATAGAGCCTAAATTTCTTGGTGATAAACTTGGGCTTTCTACACTTGTAGTTATTTTGAGTTTGATATTTTGGGGTTTTGTGCTTGGAATAGGAGGAATGTTTCTAGCAGTTCCTCTTACAATGAGTCTTAAAATAGCGATGGATAGCAATAAAAAAACTAAATTTATATCGATATTGTTAAGCAATAAAGATTAG
- a CDS encoding DUF883 family protein: protein MAASDTNVESLKKEVDDLKKELKDVTKTLKETVENFAKNAKDGFLDESKMDEIKKTLEDLKSKGKDGIENINDTIKSDPIKSVAVTFGVGLLLGWILKK from the coding sequence ATGGCTGCAAGTGACACAAATGTTGAATCATTAAAAAAAGAAGTTGATGATTTAAAAAAAGAGTTAAAAGATGTTACTAAAACATTAAAAGAAACAGTTGAAAATTTCGCAAAAAATGCAAAAGATGGCTTTTTAGATGAATCTAAGATGGATGAAATCAAAAAAACATTAGAAGACTTAAAATCAAAAGGAAAAGATGGCATTGAAAACATCAACGATACAATAAAATCAGATCCTATAAAAAGTGTTGCCGTAACTTTTGGCGTTGGCTTACTTTTAGGCTGGATACTTAAGAAATAA
- a CDS encoding Fur family transcriptional regulator: protein MDAKKLLEDNKIKATPLREKIIKILNSSKAPLSYDEILSQINANKTTFYRNMELFESSDIVIKTENNHKSYYELANEAKAYFFCDICKQITNIEVPAIRDVNKVKSVIIKGICKNCNL from the coding sequence ATGGACGCAAAAAAACTTTTAGAAGATAATAAAATAAAAGCAACACCACTAAGAGAAAAGATTATTAAAATTTTAAACTCAAGTAAAGCTCCTCTTAGTTATGACGAAATTTTATCGCAAATAAATGCAAACAAAACTACATTTTATCGCAATATGGAGCTTTTTGAATCTAGCGATATAGTAATAAAAACAGAAAATAATCATAAAAGCTATTATGAGCTAGCAAACGAAGCAAAAGCATACTTCTTTTGCGATATTTGTAAACAAATTACAAACATTGAAGTTCCAGCTATACGTGATGTAAATAAGGTAAAAAGCGTCATCATAAAAGGAATTTGTAAAAATTGCAATCTTTAA
- a CDS encoding metal ABC transporter solute-binding protein, Zn/Mn family — MKKALMFLLFGASFLLAKPIVTTSILPTKYFVEQIAGNTVDVNVMVGKGADPHTYEPKPAQMKNLEKSTLYFAVGIDFEHTWLDRFKKSYPNLIIVNTADGIEKIQMASHEHEEHDHDAKHEDHDHEADHKHDVHHDHEDHDHDTDHKHDDHEAHEEHHHHHHDGLDPHIWLDPILVKTQAKTIADALIKAFPKNKDLYSKNLDKFIANLDSLDKFIENELKNVKNRSFIVYHPSWGYFAKRYNLVQIPIEIEGKEPKIADLTELIKEAKEENIKVIFVAPQFSKKSANLIAKETNASVVEIDQLPQNWEESMKQTAIVFAKSL; from the coding sequence ATGAAAAAAGCGTTGATGTTTTTGCTATTTGGTGCTAGTTTTTTGCTTGCAAAACCGATAGTAACTACAAGTATACTGCCAACTAAATATTTTGTAGAACAAATTGCAGGTAATACCGTAGATGTAAATGTTATGGTAGGAAAAGGCGCAGATCCACACACTTATGAGCCAAAACCGGCACAGATGAAAAATCTTGAAAAAAGCACTTTGTATTTTGCAGTAGGCATTGATTTTGAACATACTTGGCTTGATAGATTTAAAAAGTCTTATCCAAATTTGATTATCGTAAATACTGCTGATGGTATAGAAAAAATTCAAATGGCGTCTCACGAGCATGAAGAACACGATCATGATGCAAAGCATGAAGATCATGACCATGAAGCAGATCATAAACACGATGTTCATCACGATCACGAGGACCATGACCACGATACAGATCATAAGCATGACGATCACGAAGCACATGAAGAACACCATCACCATCATCACGACGGATTAGATCCGCATATATGGCTTGATCCTATTCTTGTAAAAACTCAAGCTAAAACAATAGCAGATGCTCTTATTAAAGCGTTTCCTAAAAATAAAGATTTATATAGCAAAAATTTAGATAAATTTATTGCAAATCTTGATAGTTTAGATAAATTTATAGAAAATGAACTAAAAAATGTTAAAAATAGATCTTTTATAGTTTATCATCCATCTTGGGGATATTTTGCAAAAAGATATAATTTAGTCCAAATTCCTATAGAAATAGAGGGAAAAGAGCCAAAAATAGCTGATTTAACAGAGCTTATAAAAGAAGCTAAAGAAGAAAATATCAAAGTTATATTTGTCGCACCGCAGTTTTCTAAAAAATCTGCAAATTTAATAGCAAAAGAGACAAACGCTAGTGTGGTTGAGATAGACCAACTTCCGCAAAATTGGGAAGAGAGTATGAAACAAACAGCTATAGTATTTGCTAAAAGTTTATGA